A portion of the Lolium rigidum isolate FL_2022 chromosome 1, APGP_CSIRO_Lrig_0.1, whole genome shotgun sequence genome contains these proteins:
- the LOC124682936 gene encoding transcription factor MAMYB-like produces the protein MEFIDDDWDSQPRARVVHTRANAVANSSSAATANPASRSLPHTAACAASAVLLLAGAYSLGAAYQVFSSLLIWIAFSLLLAPFAPSSATGGDISVGRGTLLPGQEPSEEPTPDPVAPSRRGRRQNAAPPPPKSSDPIAPPTQMRAARQEAAVLNAGEREEDVGEWTDQEMELLRRQMLKHPAGEPQRWEKIASVFGGRRTPESVIRAAKSGATAAAGGSFEQFLRKRKPLDPRADAADADEGGNAGGGDGGDGGWSASDDRALLNALKEFPKDTAMRWEKVAAAVPGKTKAGCMKRVTGLKRDFRSSKAPSEA, from the coding sequence atGGAGTTCATCGACGACGACTGGGACTCCCAGCCGCGCGCGCGCGTCGTCCATACCCGCGCCAACGCCGTCGCcaactcctcctccgccgccacggcTAACCCCGCGTCGCGCTCCCTCCCCCACACCGCCGCCTGCGCGGCATCGGCCGTGCTCCTCCTCGCCGGTGCCTACTCCCTCGGCGCGGCCTACCAGGTCTTCTCCTCCCTCCTCATCTGGATCGCGTTCTCCCTGCTCCTTGCCCCTTTCGCgccctcctccgccaccggcgGCGACATCTCCGTCGGCCGCGGCACCCTCCTCCCCGGCCAGGAACCGTCCGAGGAGCCCACCCCGGACCCCGTCGCACCTTCCCGCCGGGGTCGCCGCCAGAACGCGGCCCCGCCGCCCCCAAAGTCGTCAGATCCGATCGCTCCTCCCACCCAGATGCGTGCGGCGCGGCAGGAGGCTGCTGTCCTGAACGCTGGGGAGAGGGAGGAGGATGTTGGCGAGTGGACCGACCAAGAAATGGAGCTTCTCCGGCGGCAGATGCTGAAGCACCCGGCTGGGGAGCCCCAGCGCTGGGAGAAGATCGCCTCCGTGTTCGGTGGACGCCGCACGCCGGAGAGCGTCATCCGCGCGGCCAAGTCAGGCGCCACCGCAGCAGCAGGAGGCTCATTCGAGCAGTTCCTGCGCAAGCGCAAGCCGCTCGACCCGAGGGCTGATGCGGCAGATGCCGACGAAGGTGGCAATGCCGGAGGAGGGGATGGTGGCGACGGTGGTTGGAGTGCCAGTGATGACCGTGCTCTGCTTAACGCACTCAAGGAGTTTCCCAAGGACACAGCAATGAGGTGGGAGAAGGTGGCTGCGGCGGTGCCTGGGAAGACCAAGGCCGGGTGCATGAAGAGGGTCACTGGGCTCAAGCGTGACTTCCGGAGCAGCAAGGCGCCATCAGAAGCTTGA
- the LOC124687507 gene encoding tobamovirus multiplication protein 2A-like, with protein sequence MACRGFFECILKLLNFVVMVVGMAVTGYGVYLLVMWLQLLTPSPEPEPAPAPSVAPSGDLVRLGRPMLLLLLDASLPDGTAERLSSAWFIFALIGIGVVLFITSIFGCAGASSRSGCCLSTYSFLIILFIIVELAAGCFIFFDHNWKHVIPVDKTGNFDMIYSFLKENWKIAKWVALGAVVFEALLFTVALIVQSGNQDDYDSDDEYIGARSGVRQPLVNTDPRVPNLDYRPIRNDAWSQRMRDKYGVDSFDPNRFQQATISPAEQRSRCTIL encoded by the exons aTGGCGTGCAGGGGCTTCTTCGAATGCATCCTCAAGCTGCTCAACTTCGTCGTCATGGTGGTCGGGATGGCCGTCACGGGCTACGGCGTCTACCTGCTCGTCATGTGGCTCCAGCTGCTCACTCCgtcgccggagccggagccggcgccggcgccgtcggTGGCTCCTAGCGGCGACCTCGTGCGGCTTGGGCGGCCGAtgcttcttctccttcttgatgCGTCTCTGCCAGACGGGACAGCGGAGAGACTCTCCAGCGCCTG GTTTATTTTTGCGTTAATTGGCATCGGCGTTGTACTCTTCATTACCTCCATCTTCGGTTGTGCTGGAGCGTCATCTAGGAGCGGATGCTGCTTATCCACT TATTCATTCCTCATCATTTTGTTCATAATAGTAGAGCTTGCTGCAGGATGCTTCATTTTCTTCGATCATAACTGGAAACAT GTGATTCCAGTTGATAAAACTGGTAACTTTGACATGATCTACAGTTTCCTCAAAGAAAATTGGAAAATTGCAAAATGGGTTGCACTTGGAGCTGTTGTGTTTGAG GCACTGTTGTTCACTGTAGCCCTCATAGTGCAGTCAGGCAATCaagatgattatgacagtgatgatGAGTACATTGGTGCGAGGTCTGGAGTCCGTCAGCCATTGGTGAATACTGATCCTAGGGTGCCCAATCTTGACTACCGTCCGATCAGGAACGATGCGTGGAGCCAAAGAATGAGAGACAAG TATGGGGTGGATAGCTTTGATCCAAACAGGTTTCAACAGGCCACGATATCTCCCGCAGAACAAAGAAGTCGATGCACAATCCTCTGA
- the LOC124682937 gene encoding germin-like protein 8-11, which translates to MASSYFLLLTAVLALVSWQATASDPGPLQDFCVADNSSRVLVNGFVCKDPKDVKVEDFFLAAKLDMPRDTKTNKVGSNVTLINVMRIPGLNTLGISLARIDYAPLGENPPHTHPRATEILTVLEGTLYVGFVTSNSENKFLSKELKEGDVFVFPQGLIHFQFNPNPYKPAVAIAALSSQNLGAITIANAVFGSKPMISDDVLAKAFQVEKNTVDWLQAQFWADNHN; encoded by the exons ATGGCATCGTCCTACTTCCTCCTCCTAACTGCTGTTCTTGCACTGGTCTCATGGCAAGCCACAGCTTCGGATCCTGGCCCACTCCAAGATTTCTGCGTTGCAGACAACAGCTCACGAG TGCTTGTTAATGGATTCGTTTGCAAAGATCCAAAGGATGTGAAAGTAGAGGATTTCTTCCTAGCGGCCAAACTTGACATGCCGAGGGACACAAAGACGAACAAGGTTGGGTCCAATGTGACTCTGATCAATGTCATGCGGATTCCTGGCCTCAACACTCTTGGCATCTCCCTTGCGCGCATTGACTACGCACCCCTTGGTGAGAACCCACCTCACACGCACCCTCGTGCTACCGAGATCCTCACTGTGCTTGAGGGCACGCTCTACGTTGGCTTCGTCACGTCAAACTCGGAGAACAAGTTCTTATCCAAGGAGCTCAAAGAGGGTGATGTCTTTGTTTTCCCACAAGGACTCATCCACTTCCAGTTCAATCCCAACCCCTACAAACCGGCAGTTGCAATTGCTGCACTTAGCAGCCAAAACCTAGGGGCAATTACCATCGCCAATGCTGTATTTGGATCAAAGCCAATGATCTCGGATGATGTTCTTGCCAAGGCATTTCAGGTGGAGAAGAATACCGTGGACTGGCTTCAAGCTCAGTTTTGGGCCGACAACCACAATTAG